The following are from one region of the Candidatus Poribacteria bacterium genome:
- a CDS encoding ABC transporter ATP-binding protein gives MQNANGKWKTWGLAAKESIIAYFRTFAIVWRSGALALSGMMFLTLSLGVLPAGEFFVTERLVNAITAAIGDADWWQQVVPWLLGLLGLQIYSTLADQLREPLRLNVRENIEIWISEGIARKSNTIELVEFQTPEFQNALARARTMSGDELEEIVWWIVDSIQQLISVTALGIVLWGLHPLLALLPTVTGIASWWSGSRFAVDAYSLDVEQTPQRRERDALEGILTDRGAGKEVRLYQAQDSWIERWRKLWKELIQEQQTIERRKFLAHLAIGISRALLYACSLILLLLEVSRGRLTVGTYIAAAVAIVNLDGIWNGVAGYFLLIADEMRRLSGDLYSFLDRDTKTVGKEPSTPQKAPNLTASQEPSHLQIENVSFFYPNAQEPVLRQVNLTLNKGERVALVGPNGAGKSTLARLLLGLYKPQTGAIRVGDIPLNEENSQQWLAHCSAVFQDFTCYHLTARENIIFGDLEHPERMEEASIAGGAASVIDGLSAGYETVLGPTFGGRDLSGGEWQRIATARGFMRETPWLVVLDEPTAALDPLAEQAIYERFIERSAGRTSVLISHRLSSVRTCDRIVVIDNGTIVEDGDHETLLANDGLYAQFFRAQAQWYV, from the coding sequence ATGCAAAACGCTAATGGAAAATGGAAGACATGGGGATTGGCTGCGAAAGAAAGTATCATCGCATACTTCCGTACTTTCGCGATTGTCTGGCGGAGCGGGGCACTCGCGCTTTCGGGTATGATGTTTCTCACACTATCCCTCGGCGTTCTGCCTGCTGGAGAGTTTTTCGTGACGGAACGTTTAGTCAATGCAATCACCGCTGCTATAGGCGATGCCGATTGGTGGCAGCAGGTTGTCCCATGGTTGCTCGGTCTACTTGGTCTACAAATCTATAGCACGCTTGCAGACCAGTTACGAGAACCCTTACGCCTCAATGTCAGAGAAAATATCGAAATTTGGATTAGTGAGGGTATCGCACGGAAATCTAATACAATAGAGTTAGTCGAGTTCCAGACCCCAGAATTCCAAAACGCGTTGGCGCGCGCTCGCACCATGTCTGGTGATGAACTTGAAGAAATTGTTTGGTGGATTGTTGACAGCATTCAACAATTAATCAGCGTCACCGCGCTTGGTATCGTGCTGTGGGGTCTCCATCCGTTGTTAGCACTGTTGCCGACGGTGACCGGTATAGCGTCTTGGTGGAGTGGTTCACGCTTCGCTGTTGATGCCTACAGTCTTGATGTCGAACAGACACCACAGCGACGGGAACGAGATGCGTTAGAAGGTATTCTGACGGATCGCGGTGCTGGTAAGGAAGTGCGGTTATATCAAGCACAAGACTCATGGATAGAACGCTGGCGAAAGTTATGGAAAGAACTCATACAAGAACAGCAGACAATTGAACGGCGTAAATTTTTAGCGCATCTTGCGATTGGTATCTCACGCGCCTTGTTGTACGCTTGTTCACTTATTCTTTTACTGCTGGAGGTCTCTCGCGGTAGACTGACAGTCGGCACCTATATCGCTGCTGCCGTCGCTATCGTTAACTTAGATGGCATCTGGAACGGAGTCGCTGGTTATTTTCTATTGATTGCGGACGAGATGCGCCGTTTGTCAGGAGATTTGTACTCGTTTTTGGATCGGGACACTAAAACAGTCGGTAAAGAACCTTCAACACCTCAGAAAGCACCCAATCTGACAGCCTCACAAGAACCTTCACATCTACAGATAGAAAATGTTTCATTTTTCTATCCAAATGCGCAAGAACCGGTGCTTCGTCAGGTGAACCTAACACTGAATAAAGGGGAGCGGGTTGCACTCGTTGGACCCAACGGTGCAGGAAAATCTACATTGGCACGTCTACTTCTTGGGCTATACAAACCGCAAACAGGCGCAATTCGTGTGGGCGATATACCTTTAAACGAAGAGAATAGTCAGCAGTGGTTGGCGCATTGTAGTGCAGTATTTCAGGATTTCACGTGCTACCACCTTACTGCACGCGAGAATATTATCTTTGGGGACTTAGAACATCCTGAACGTATGGAAGAGGCATCAATCGCTGGTGGTGCCGCTTCGGTTATTGATGGACTTAGTGCAGGCTACGAAACTGTGTTAGGCCCCACCTTTGGAGGACGCGACCTCTCCGGTGGTGAATGGCAACGCATCGCAACAGCAAGGGGTTTTATGCGGGAAACGCCATGGCTGGTTGTCCTCGATGAACCGACTGCTGCACTGGACCCTTTAGCCGAACAGGCGATCTATGAACGATTTATTGAACGGAGTGCCGGGCGTACTTCGGTGTTAATCTCACACCGTCTCTCTTCTGTACGTACCTGTGATCGGATCGTTGTAATTGACAACGGAACAATTGTGGAAGATGGGGACCATGAGACATTATTGGCAAATGATGGACTTTATGCCCAGTTCTTCAGAGCACAAGCGCAATGGTATGTTTGA
- a CDS encoding peptidyl-alpha-hydroxyglycine alpha-amidating lyase family protein: protein MATFGTGDYQYEVVEGWGMIPQLGLVSGVACDSNDRVYVYNRSPQPAMLVFEADGTFVTEWGKDIFQKPHGIWISPDDEIYTTDTVDHTVRRFSLDGELLETFGTVNQPGAPGGPFNEPTRAVLSTSGEMYVSDGYGQSRVHRMTADGEVIVSWGAPGTGAGEFNLPHDVTVDHNDRVYILDRGNLRCQIFNNDGEYLSEWTDLRSPNDLFIDSDNVIHIAEGGQRISIMTLDGEVIGRWGEKGDAPGQFSDSPHGIWIDSNGNIYVSEVIADRRFQKFARV, encoded by the coding sequence ATGGCAACTTTTGGAACAGGTGATTATCAATATGAAGTCGTAGAAGGATGGGGTATGATTCCGCAACTCGGACTCGTTTCCGGCGTAGCGTGCGACTCGAATGACCGGGTCTATGTCTACAACCGTAGCCCACAACCCGCTATGCTCGTTTTCGAGGCTGATGGCACATTCGTCACTGAATGGGGCAAGGATATTTTCCAGAAACCGCACGGCATCTGGATAAGTCCGGACGATGAAATCTATACCACAGATACCGTCGATCATACCGTGAGAAGATTTTCGCTCGACGGGGAGCTGTTAGAGACATTTGGGACTGTCAATCAACCGGGCGCGCCGGGGGGACCCTTTAATGAACCGACGCGTGCTGTCCTCTCAACATCTGGGGAGATGTACGTCTCTGATGGCTATGGGCAATCACGGGTACACCGAATGACAGCTGATGGTGAGGTCATCGTTTCATGGGGAGCACCGGGGACAGGAGCTGGCGAATTTAACCTTCCACACGATGTCACCGTGGACCACAACGATCGGGTTTATATTCTTGACCGTGGTAACCTTCGCTGTCAGATTTTTAATAACGACGGCGAATACTTGAGCGAATGGACAGACCTTCGCTCCCCGAACGACCTCTTTATTGACAGTGATAATGTTATCCATATCGCCGAGGGGGGACAACGCATCAGTATCATGACGCTTGACGGAGAGGTCATCGGACGCTGGGGCGAAAAGGGAGACGCTCCCGGACAATTCAGCGATTCTCCACACGGTATCTGGATCGATTCAAACGGGAACATCTATGTGAGTGAAGTCATTGCAGATAGGCGTTTCCAGAAATTCGCGAGGGTTTAA
- a CDS encoding transposase — protein sequence MRKRKKKKNRRTYKFQLREHPKNVRLGNMLDDLADVHNHFLKLEKRYYRRYGKYAGRFRLQPHLTKLLERTHPHWAWIPRDTLDEVIIRIHVTYERFFDGLGGLPKFKRKGRYRSAKFQSAYLLEEGRVRLSFKAWDESTQTLKFNKRWFSFHHHRDWDGKVCYIQILRDRVGTYWLYVVTDTSTTEPYSATGESVGIDFGMETYLTLSTGEKKQSPQFLKHALKELRTLSKSLSRKVKGSNNYWRCVRRLARLYRKPIANQRKDWHYKVATDLCKRFDTIAIETLNLVCGDCLRRFLGNAAVYEAQAPRFSVWVP from the coding sequence ATGAGGAAACGAAAAAAGAAAAAGAATCGCAGAACCTACAAGTTCCAACTGCGCGAACACCCCAAGAATGTGCGTCTCGGGAATATGCTTGATGACCTTGCCGATGTCCATAACCACTTTCTCAAACTTGAGAAACGATACTATCGACGCTATGGTAAATATGCGGGGCGTTTCCGCCTGCAGCCGCACTTGACGAAGTTGCTCGAACGCACGCATCCACACTGGGCTTGGATACCCCGTGATACACTTGACGAAGTGATTATCCGTATCCATGTCACTTATGAACGGTTCTTTGACGGACTTGGCGGACTTCCAAAGTTCAAGCGCAAAGGAAGATACCGTTCTGCGAAGTTCCAATCGGCGTATCTTCTTGAAGAAGGGCGTGTTCGTCTCTCTTTCAAAGCGTGGGACGAATCCACTCAAACCTTGAAATTCAACAAACGTTGGTTCTCTTTCCACCACCACCGCGACTGGGACGGTAAAGTTTGCTATATCCAAATCCTTCGCGATCGTGTTGGAACCTATTGGCTTTACGTGGTTACAGACACCTCTACCACCGAACCCTATTCTGCTACAGGTGAGAGCGTAGGGATAGACTTCGGGATGGAGACATATCTCACACTCAGCACCGGCGAAAAGAAACAATCGCCACAATTTTTGAAACACGCCTTGAAAGAACTCCGAACACTGAGCAAAAGCCTTTCGCGTAAAGTCAAAGGTTCTAACAACTATTGGCGTTGTGTCAGACGACTTGCGCGATTGTATCGGAAACCTATAGCCAACCAACGCAAGGACTGGCACTACAAGGTTGCTACCGACCTGTGCAAAAGGTTTGATACGATTGCCATAGAGACGCTGAACCTTGTCTGTGGAGACTGCCTAAGACGTTTCCTCGGAAACGCTGCGGTCTACGAAGCACAAGCCCCACGCTTCAGCGTGTGGGTGCCTTGA
- a CDS encoding TlpA disulfide reductase family protein: MKVILTVAIVLSILLTSAYADTPTERSNEDFPTKQNEKNIELCTQNLVAIGKALQTYQKEHGELPLWLSDLHGPYLADENNLLCPADENGGKPSYYRRTDPELPVSYDYAQFDAGFQELTAEKHYIYGEVIPIVRCGHHANEDFTCLNLSLSANIYRSTAAWAIYEPEAMYGSLEKAIATLEVKLQDAPNNERIFELYPALVRLYIQTEQEQKVDILVNNFKSVMDSEHIKDNFTLGDMLEMVGRHRDALQVYEGLEKQGSNNRYIFQKLAQVHEKLGNVEIAKAYHIKFDPVLALIGKSVPDFSTTDFDGKPISLRDYRGKVVLLDFWAVWCSPCIDEIPNIKKVYDTYKNAGFEVIGISLDHHKYEVRDYIKANNIPWRQIVSGKGWDSPISRQYNIRSIPAPLLIDREGKLISHNARGADLERLVAEAVRDKSTD, from the coding sequence ATGAAAGTAATTTTGACAGTAGCAATAGTGCTAAGTATTCTATTAACTTCTGCTTATGCAGATACACCCACAGAAAGGTCGAATGAAGACTTTCCTACGAAACAAAACGAGAAAAATATAGAACTTTGCACGCAAAATTTAGTTGCAATTGGCAAAGCACTTCAAACCTACCAAAAAGAGCATGGGGAACTTCCGCTGTGGCTTTCGGATCTGCATGGTCCATACTTGGCGGATGAAAACAATCTTCTCTGTCCGGCAGATGAAAACGGAGGCAAACCAAGTTATTATCGTAGGACTGATCCGGAATTGCCCGTAAGTTACGACTATGCACAGTTCGATGCTGGCTTTCAGGAATTGACAGCCGAGAAGCACTATATTTATGGTGAGGTCATACCGATAGTCCGTTGCGGGCATCACGCCAATGAAGATTTTACGTGTTTAAACTTAAGTCTCTCCGCCAATATTTATCGATCAACCGCTGCCTGGGCAATATACGAACCAGAGGCGATGTATGGAAGTCTCGAAAAAGCGATTGCCACGCTTGAAGTCAAACTCCAGGACGCTCCGAATAATGAACGGATCTTCGAGTTGTATCCTGCACTCGTTCGACTCTACATCCAAACCGAACAGGAACAAAAAGTCGATATTCTCGTCAACAATTTCAAGTCAGTCATGGACTCCGAACACATTAAAGACAACTTCACCCTCGGTGATATGCTTGAGATGGTGGGTCGGCATCGGGATGCGCTTCAGGTCTATGAGGGATTGGAAAAGCAGGGATCGAACAACCGATATATCTTCCAGAAACTTGCCCAAGTTCATGAAAAACTCGGCAATGTAGAGATAGCGAAGGCTTATCACATCAAGTTTGATCCAGTGTTAGCGTTGATAGGGAAATCTGTTCCTGATTTTTCTACGACTGACTTTGATGGTAAACCGATCTCACTTCGCGATTACCGCGGAAAAGTCGTTTTGCTCGATTTTTGGGCAGTATGGTGCTCGCCGTGTATTGACGAAATTCCAAATATCAAAAAGGTTTACGATACCTATAAGAATGCGGGATTTGAGGTCATCGGGATCAGCCTTGATCATCATAAATACGAAGTTCGGGATTATATTAAAGCGAATAACATTCCTTGGCGGCAGATTGTTAGTGGAAAAGGGTGGGACAGTCCAATTTCGCGACAGTATAACATTCGTTCGATCCCTGCACCGTTGCTCATTGACCGAGAGGGCAAACTCATCTCGCATAATGCGAGAGGGGCAGATTTGGAGAGACTCGTAGCGGAAGCGGTACGGGATAAATCCACGGACTAA
- a CDS encoding RNA polymerase sigma factor codes for MRNNNAELIRRILEGDDAAFADLVRKYQKRVHALAWRKIGDFHIAEDITQEAFLQVYRKLATLKDPNQFPGWLYVIANRRCLAWLRKKRIQTEQLEETDITVVESTSYSRHVAAEQAENAMETKRELVKNLLAKLKESDRTVLTLYYFGEMTYAEISEFLGVSVNTVATRVHRARERLKQYEPMIREALGSFQLSPNLTENIMREIPRIKPLPPTGGKTPVVPWATATSMAILTVIGLGISNQYSVRFQQPYSFDATSEMTVEIIDASIVLDFPSKPGVRNQVGQVATALGATVEQDPVFFQRQAGQVTDQITIGKSMAWMHVGDKWDPSQMALVRTEFNGGISYRSKEYVGPQTIPELMNVFDEIYNLKHSDTIVTVFSRESIAEINPDEVAGLHAWQELLSKEGIPSQFTLTEIDARYPRNTWLQLLLERNIVIENLADYFFVMGHRYQLAFLKDNPYLWETEIQGVSSIEAWETYKTTYIDELIRYYTKTRKSRDYSSFNPGKYPSKNTYKP; via the coding sequence ATGAGAAATAACAATGCTGAACTGATTCGACGTATCCTTGAAGGCGATGATGCTGCTTTTGCGGACTTGGTTAGGAAGTACCAGAAGCGGGTTCACGCACTTGCATGGCGGAAAATTGGGGATTTCCATATCGCTGAAGATATTACGCAGGAGGCGTTTCTACAAGTCTATCGGAAATTGGCGACGCTGAAAGATCCGAATCAGTTTCCGGGATGGCTTTATGTCATCGCCAACCGCCGCTGCCTCGCGTGGCTCCGAAAGAAACGGATCCAGACAGAACAATTGGAGGAGACGGATATAACAGTGGTAGAGAGCACTTCATATTCCAGACACGTCGCTGCAGAGCAGGCAGAAAACGCAATGGAAACTAAACGCGAACTGGTTAAAAACTTATTAGCAAAGTTGAAGGAAAGCGATCGCACCGTACTGACACTCTACTACTTCGGTGAAATGACATACGCGGAGATAAGTGAGTTTTTAGGCGTATCCGTCAATACCGTTGCGACGCGTGTTCACCGTGCCCGGGAACGCTTAAAGCAGTATGAACCTATGATTCGAGAGGCACTCGGCAGTTTTCAATTGTCTCCCAATTTAACCGAGAACATCATGCGTGAAATTCCGCGTATCAAGCCTCTACCGCCTACTGGTGGAAAAACACCGGTTGTCCCGTGGGCAACCGCCACCTCAATGGCTATTCTCACTGTGATAGGGCTTGGCATTAGCAACCAATACTCAGTACGTTTTCAGCAGCCTTACAGTTTTGATGCGACATCCGAGATGACAGTCGAGATTATTGACGCATCTATTGTCCTTGATTTTCCGTCAAAGCCGGGTGTGCGGAATCAGGTTGGGCAGGTTGCTACCGCTTTGGGTGCCACTGTAGAACAAGACCCTGTTTTTTTTCAAAGGCAAGCGGGTCAAGTAACAGATCAAATAACAATTGGAAAGTCAATGGCATGGATGCACGTGGGTGATAAATGGGATCCCTCACAGATGGCATTAGTCCGGACGGAATTCAATGGTGGCATCTCATACAGATCGAAAGAATACGTGGGTCCTCAAACAATACCGGAGCTGATGAACGTATTCGATGAAATTTACAACCTCAAGCATTCAGACACCATAGTAACTGTATTTTCGAGGGAAAGTATCGCTGAAATCAATCCGGACGAAGTGGCGGGGTTACACGCGTGGCAGGAATTGCTTTCAAAGGAAGGTATCCCCAGTCAATTCACGCTTACAGAGATAGATGCACGATATCCCCGAAATACATGGCTTCAACTTCTTTTGGAGAGAAATATCGTTATAGAAAACCTCGCGGATTATTTTTTTGTTATGGGACACCGGTATCAGTTGGCATTTTTGAAGGATAATCCGTATCTCTGGGAAACCGAAATTCAGGGTGTCTCATCCATAGAGGCGTGGGAAACCTATAAAACTACCTATATTGATGAGTTGATAAGATACTATACCAAGACTCGGAAATCCAGAGATTACTCTTCGTTCAACCCGGGGAAATACCCAAGCAAAAACACCTACAAACCGTAA
- a CDS encoding NHL repeat-containing protein, which yields MFNLKNLTLCFLFLLPTYVNAAQEFKFVGEFGDKGEGKAQFAKTLFMAFGPDGAIYITDTDNFRIQKFDEMGGFVFDIQMEVESEFRFINPTAIAIGTDSSIYVMDWMFVQISAPDLQTTSEPKIFNYGPCIHKFDAHGVFVASYPIQDLSQRIKELETAVPGLDAHGNYALIIPQGDTKRKFLLAIDVHGNLYVCDSDSPNKVIVKLDANGKRVARYPLAQPGAGHLRHPVDMTVDGTGNLYIADEKGHRVLKYSADGKFLNAFGEYGDASGKFIAPFRITALTDGTLLIADTAKYLKDFVSTLPRRLDDPIRYYGNDAKLFRYRLRRIQRFTTDGVYTQKLLIPFRREVETDVALQLKGIDGSGNLYYLNPAKLRFRKYAPTTSLISSMFQTELKLRYTRDLHDVEIDNQDDLDADLYTKSDFDEQIIRDAAYANLIFSYDFNEAYRVALSNRLTYVRMTDTSYYRARDFEDFRGRFNQDDRATENSWDDRVQIDFTWIRDHRLYNYREARAFAYFSLIRLDFINDALDPFNLRFFDFNANLSDWGAGLHYDLSRTFRLNFEITHFLGENRYTYIDETNVLYATGFQEGGLTRAVLFINGIF from the coding sequence AATGCTGCACAAGAATTTAAATTTGTTGGCGAGTTTGGCGATAAAGGTGAAGGTAAGGCACAGTTCGCTAAAACCTTGTTCATGGCGTTTGGACCTGACGGTGCTATCTATATAACAGATACGGATAACTTCCGAATTCAGAAATTCGATGAAATGGGAGGCTTTGTATTTGACATTCAAATGGAGGTAGAAAGTGAGTTTCGGTTCATTAACCCTACGGCTATTGCTATCGGCACGGATAGCAGTATCTATGTAATGGATTGGATGTTCGTGCAGATTTCGGCCCCTGACCTCCAAACTACATCGGAACCCAAAATCTTTAACTACGGTCCGTGTATTCATAAATTTGACGCACACGGCGTATTCGTCGCAAGTTACCCGATTCAAGATTTAAGCCAGCGAATAAAGGAACTTGAAACCGCCGTTCCCGGCTTGGATGCCCATGGCAATTATGCACTCATTATTCCACAAGGCGACACAAAACGGAAATTTTTGTTAGCAATAGATGTCCACGGCAATCTCTATGTTTGCGACAGTGATAGCCCGAATAAAGTCATTGTCAAACTGGATGCGAACGGCAAGCGGGTTGCACGATACCCTCTTGCCCAACCTGGGGCTGGACACCTCAGGCATCCGGTGGATATGACGGTCGATGGAACCGGAAATCTCTATATTGCTGATGAAAAGGGACATCGGGTGCTGAAATATAGTGCCGATGGAAAGTTCTTGAACGCTTTCGGTGAATACGGAGATGCATCCGGAAAATTTATAGCACCTTTCCGAATAACAGCATTGACAGATGGAACACTCCTTATCGCTGATACGGCGAAGTACTTGAAGGATTTCGTCTCCACGCTTCCGAGGCGACTTGACGATCCGATCCGATACTACGGTAATGATGCAAAGTTGTTTCGCTACCGGCTACGACGTATCCAACGATTTACCACAGATGGTGTGTATACACAAAAATTGCTTATCCCGTTTCGGCGAGAAGTTGAAACCGATGTTGCTCTCCAACTCAAAGGGATTGATGGAAGTGGAAACCTTTATTATCTTAACCCAGCAAAATTACGGTTTAGGAAGTACGCACCGACGACCTCCTTGATATCTTCAATGTTCCAAACGGAGCTTAAACTTCGCTATACACGCGATCTGCACGACGTTGAAATTGACAATCAGGATGATTTAGATGCCGATCTCTATACCAAATCCGATTTTGATGAACAGATTATCCGAGATGCCGCATACGCAAATTTAATTTTCTCTTACGATTTCAACGAGGCGTATCGTGTCGCTTTATCCAATCGACTCACTTACGTTCGGATGACAGATACGAGTTATTATCGCGCACGGGATTTTGAGGACTTCCGCGGACGGTTCAATCAAGACGATAGGGCAACTGAAAACTCTTGGGACGATCGGGTCCAGATTGATTTCACATGGATACGCGATCATCGCCTCTATAATTATCGCGAGGCGCGGGCATTTGCATACTTCAGTCTGATCCGCCTTGATTTCATAAACGATGCCCTTGACCCGTTCAATTTACGATTCTTTGATTTCAACGCGAATCTCTCCGACTGGGGAGCAGGTCTACATTACGACTTAAGCCGAACGTTCCGCTTGAATTTTGAAATCACACATTTCTTGGGTGAGAATCGATACACCTATATTGACGAAACGAATGTCCTCTATGCCACCGGTTTTCAGGAGGGGGGTCTAACACGCGCCGTGTTGTTCATAAATGGAATCTTTTGA
- a CDS encoding DUF1932 domain-containing protein: MSNTVGILSPGDMGHTVGNVLRENGLRVITCLHGRSQRTRELAEKAGIVDVPTYSQLVTEADLILSIMVPAQAMSAASAVAEALQQTDTTLTYTDCNAIAPQTVRKLGDVITAAGGTFVDASIIGPPPRTPGATRFYASGPNLNTFSELNNYGLDVRTLGDEIGLASAIKMCYASLTKGLTALCTELLTAASVLEVSDALIAEFQLSQSALFERMERGLPSMPPKARRWIGEMEEISATFAHVGLTPNILTGAADMYRFVGDTHLADLPPEARDEFPALAELIEILAKNLKSE, translated from the coding sequence ATGTCCAACACAGTCGGAATTTTAAGCCCTGGTGATATGGGGCACACTGTCGGGAACGTCCTTCGTGAAAACGGTTTGCGCGTTATAACTTGTCTGCACGGAAGAAGTCAACGCACCCGTGAACTCGCTGAGAAAGCAGGCATTGTGGATGTGCCGACGTATTCCCAACTCGTTACTGAAGCCGACCTTATCCTCTCAATTATGGTGCCTGCACAGGCGATGTCCGCTGCGTCCGCAGTCGCCGAGGCACTGCAACAGACGGATACAACGCTGACATACACCGATTGCAACGCCATCGCACCCCAGACGGTGCGCAAATTAGGAGACGTTATTACTGCAGCAGGCGGAACGTTCGTCGATGCCTCCATCATCGGTCCACCACCGCGTACACCGGGGGCGACGCGGTTCTACGCGTCGGGACCGAACCTCAACACGTTTTCGGAACTCAACAATTACGGATTAGATGTACGGACTCTCGGAGACGAGATAGGGCTTGCCTCTGCGATTAAGATGTGCTACGCCTCCCTAACGAAAGGGCTAACCGCGCTCTGTACCGAATTGCTCACGGCTGCATCGGTTTTGGAGGTTTCAGATGCCTTGATAGCAGAGTTTCAGTTGAGTCAATCGGCACTTTTTGAGCGGATGGAGAGAGGATTGCCGAGTATGCCACCGAAAGCGAGACGCTGGATCGGTGAGATGGAGGAGATTTCGGCAACTTTTGCGCATGTCGGGTTGACACCGAACATCTTAACAGGCGCAGCGGACATGTACCGATTTGTTGGCGACACGCACCTCGCTGATCTCCCACCGGAGGCACGTGACGAGTTTCCAGCCTTAGCAGAGTTGATTGAAATCTTAGCGAAAAATCTTAAATCGGAGTAG